Sequence from the Gloeocapsopsis dulcis genome:
CTTAAATTCGTTTGATGCGATCGCATCAAACCCCGCAGTGTCAGAAAATGGTCAGTACATTGTTTTTTCTAGCAATCGCCAAGGCAAATCAGGTATCTTTTTATATGACCGAGAAACGCGGCAGTTACGGAACCTAACAAAGAACTTACAAGCTGAAGTTCGTAACCCCACAATTAGCGCTGATGGCAGCAGAATTGCTTTTGAATCAAGTACTAACGGACAGTGGGATATCTTAGTATATGATCGCTCTGGACGACAAATTGATGTTCCGGTTGAGCCTCAGTGATTAAATAGAGACTTACGGGTCAAAGAGAACTGGGGAGACTAGGAGTTATGAAACTAAAAAAGTTATGAGTGTTGAGTGTTGAGTTGGGAAAATTCTAATGCCTCCGGCACGCTGCGCGAACAATTCAAAATTCAAAATTCAAAATTCATAACTCATAACTAGTCACTCACCCTCACCCCTTTTTCGTTGCACCGACTCAATGAGCGATCGCACTTCTTCAGTACCTGTTGAGGGTTCAAAATGAATTGGAAATTTACCGCGAATGAGCATTCTCAAACCAAGTGGTCCAATTCGCAGTAAACCTTTGAGATCGCGTAAGTAATCACCGACTACCTGAAAAACAAACTTTGGTTCATTAATCCAACCCCCCTGTTTGACGAGTTCAATTAATCCCTTACGGTGACGAATGGGAATACTATCTGGTACTTCCTTGTCAGCCAAAATTTCTTGCTTGATTTTGCTAATTTGATCCAAGGGTGCAACATCCATCGGGCACACACTGTTGCAATACAAACAGCGCGTACAACCCCAGACGCCTTGAGTTCCAATATTATAATTTTCTAAACGTGCT
This genomic interval carries:
- a CDS encoding TolB family protein, whose protein sequence is MVLTLIFILIVLSSYGSSARLLSFPLDSGGKSLNSPAAEMTPRVSGRYIVFSSDRLGRQDIYLFDMVNRRLVDLPGLNSFDAIASNPAVSENGQYIVFSSNRQGKSGIFLYDRETRQLRNLTKNLQAEVRNPTISADGSRIAFESSTNGQWDILVYDRSGRQIDVPVEPQ